Part of the Catenulispora sp. GP43 genome, TACCGCTCGACCGCCGGGTTGATGTCAGCTTTCACCGGTGCTCCATTGAATGCAGGGCGGGAAAGGGGGATTCCGGGACGACCGGCGATGACGCTAGCGGCGTGGCCTGTGCTGGGTCAACGGTGAAAATTTGCACGACGCAATGGCCTTATTTCAGCGCTCTGACCTGCCAACTTTACGGGGACTTGGCGGACTCCTTGACGATCGAGTCGCCTTGCGCCAAAGCTTGCGCCGTCGCCGAACGGTTGTGGCGGGTCCGTGCCGCAGCCTTGCGGATCTCTTTGCGTGCTTACCGTGTGTATCTTTTCGGGCTCTCTCTTTTCGGTATTTCCATTTGGCGTGGGCGGAGGTGTCGGTGATGGCTGCGGGAATCGACAATCCCACGGACCCGGAATGGGTCGACGAAGTGTTGTTGGCTGGCCCTGCGGACCAGGTGTGCCTGGTCCTGGACGCTCCGGTCGACCGCGCGAGGCTGCGGGCGCTGGTCGCCGAGCGGCGGCGGGTCCTGCACGAGGCCGGCCTGCGCGCCGGCGGCTCGGTCGCGGTGTGCCTGCCGCCGTCGCTGGCGTTCGTGGCGAACCTGCTGGCGATCTGGCGGATCGGCGCCCGCGCCGCGCTGCTGGACCACCGGCTGACCGCGTTCGAGGTGGAGCAGGCGATCGAGCGGCTCGCGCCGCAGTTCGTGGTGGGCGTCGAGAAGTCCAGCGGCGGTGCGCTGCGGGCGTTCCAGGACGTGCAGGAGAAGGTCGTCGCGCGAAGCGAGGGCCGGCCTTCCGACACCTCGCACGCGCTCATCCAGCTCAGCTCGGGCTCCACCGGGCCGTCGAAGGCGATCGGCCGGACCGCCTCGGACCTGATCGCCGAGATCGACCGGTACAAGGCGATCGGCGCCGGCGTGCCGGCCCCCGGCGAGCGGATCGTGTCGCTGGCCTCGATGGTGCACGTGCTGGGCCTGGTCGGCGGGCTGCTGTACGGCCTGCACGCCGGGGTGCAGCTGGTGCTGCCGGGCCGGATGACCGCCGACGCCATCCTGGACGCCGTGGCCGCCGGCCCCGAGCCGACCACGCTGCTGGGCGTCCCGTTCCACATCGAGCTGCTGGCCGCGGTCGCCGAACCGCCCCGGCTGCCGCAGCTGACCGGCATGACCACCGGCGGGGAACTGGTGCGGGCGCAGGTGCACGACGCCTTCGCCGACCGGTACGGCATCCGGCTCGGGAACATGTACGGGATGACAGAGCTCGGCGTCATCGCGACGGACCTGTTCGGCACCCACCGCCCCGCCGTGCTGCCGGCCCCCGGCATCCAGATCCGCGCCGATGACGGCGAGCTGCACATCGCGATGGAGAACTCGCCCTACGTCGGCCTCGTGGATCCCGCGCGCTGGTCCGACGGCTGGCTGCACACCAAGGACGCTGGCAGCGTCGAGGAGGCGACCGGCCTGGTCCGGGTCCGCGGCCGGCGCGACTCGCAGGTCTCGATCGGCGGCCTGAAGGTCGACCTGAGCGAGGTCGAGCACACCCTGGCCGGCCTGCCCGGCGTCGAGGCCGCGGTGGTGGTGTTCGGCAAGGCGATCGAGGCGTACGTGGTCCTGGAGCCGGCCGCCGAACTGTCCGCGGTCCAGGACGCCCTGACCGAACGGGTGGCGGCCTACAAGCGGCCGCGGGCCTGGCACGCCGTGCAACAGCTGCCGCGCACCGCGACCGGAAAGCTCGTCCGCGACCAGAGCGTGCTCTCCGGCGCGCGCTGAGCAACTTTCTACCGGAAGGAACGACAAGCCCATGAGCTCGTTCGACGAGATCAAGACCTTCGCCTTCGAAGCCCTCGGCGAGATGAACTACGACACCGCCGACTTCGACGGCGACACCCAGCTCGGCCCGGCCGGCGTGGACCTGGAGTCCCTGGCCCTGGCCGAACTCGGCGTCCGCGTCGAGGAGCGCTTCGGCATCCGCTTCAGCGACGACGAGCTCGACGAGCTCGCGACGCTGACCATCGACGAGTTCTGCACCGCGGTCGCCACCCGCCTCGCAGCGCACGCCTCGGCCTGACCCGTGACGGACCTGGAGCGCGCCGAGCCCGCGACGGCGCACCGCGACGAGGTGGTCGCGATGCTGGCGACCTACGGTGAGCGCACCCCCGACGAAGTGCCGGAGAGCGTGGACTCCCTGGAGCTGGCCTGGCTCATCCACCAGGTCGAACAGCGCTACGGCCGGCCCTTCGACGCCGACGACGACGCGCTCGCGCGGATGACGACGGTGAGCGCGGTGGTGCGGGTGCTGGGGGAGTTGGGGTTCGGGGGGACGGGGTGAGCGCGGGGGCGGTGGCCGGGGCGGAAAGCACTTCCCGAGCCCGGCGCGGCCCGACCGAGGTCGTCGTCTCCGGCATGTCCGTCTTCAGCGCGTTCGGCGCGGGCGTCGACGCTCTGCTTCGGGCCGCGGTCGAGGGGACGTCCGGGTTCGCGCCGGTCGAGCGTTTCGATGTCGGTGCGCGCCGGGCCAAGGTCGCGGCTGTGGCGCCCGGGTCGCCGGAGCTTGTGCGGGAGCTGATTCGGGCCGTCAACGAGGCCTGCGATGATGCCGGGCTCGCGCGTTCGGCCCGCGCCGATTGCCATCTCTTTCTGGCCGTCCATGGCGAGCCCCACGGTGGCGCCGACGCGTTCGCGGCCGGTATCGCCGCGGCGTGTGGTTTCGCCGGCGCTCGTGCCTATACCTCCGCGTGCGTCGCCGCCAGCACCGCCGTCGCCGATGCCGCCGCCCTGATCGCACATGGTCGTGTGCAGCGGGTCGTGGTCGGCGCGGGCTACCTCGTCGACGCCGACCAGTACGCCCTCTTCGACGCCGGCCGTGCCCTGGCCCTCGACGGCCGGGTCCGTCCCTTCAGCAGCGGACGCAGCGGGCTGCTTCTCGGCGACGCGGTCGGCGCGCTCGTCCTGGAAGCCGCCGGTGGCGCTGGTGCCACCGGCGGCGCCGAGCCCCTGGCCCGCATCGCCGGCTGGGGACGCAGCGGCGACGCCTACCACGTCTGCAAGCCCCGCCCCGACGGCCACGGCCTGGCCCGCGCCATCAACGACGCACTCCACCGCGGCGGCGTCGAGCCCGCCGGCCTCGGCTACATCAACGCGCACGGCTCGGGCACCAAGCAGAGCGACGTCGCAGAATCCGCCGCCCTGCGCGTATCGCTGGGCGAGGCGGCCGCCGAGATCCCGGTCAGCTCGACCAAATCGATCCACGGCCAGGCCCTGGAAGCCGGCGCGCTGCTCGAACTCATCCTCACCATCGCCGCGCTGCGCGCCGGACGTTTGCCGCTCAACGCCGGCTACCTCGGCCCGGACGCGGACTGCCCGCTCGCGCTCGTCCTCGAACCCGCCGCCGCGCGGCTCGACTACGCGCTCACGCTGAACGTCGCCTTCGGCGGCGCCAACACGGCCCTGCTGGTAGGTGCGCCATGAGCAGCACCACCGAAGCGCTCGCGAACATCCCCGAGCAGAAGAGCGCCGCCGGGGTCGCGCAGAACCTGCCGACCGATCCCGCCGCGGCACCCGGCCGCGTCATCACCGCGGCCACCGATCAGCAGGCGGCCGCCCTCGGCCTCGCCATCCGCGCCGAAGCGCGCTGGCCCGAATCAGCCCACGACGACACCGCCCCCTCCCTGCCGGGCTTCATCGTCTCCAGCTTCAACCCGATCGCCGCCGAGACCGCCTCCCGCTGCCTCAGCCGCCGTTCAGCACCACAGACCACCGGCCCCGAAGTCCCCGAAACCTTCGAGGCCGCCGAAACCTTCGCGGCCCCGGTCACCGCCGTCCTCATCACCACCGCCCGCGGTGACCGCGAAAGCGCCGCCCACGTCGCGCGCACCGTCGCCACCGGCGGCCTGCTCGGCCCGCTGCTGTTCTTCCAGTCGGTGCCGAACGCCGTCGCCGGCCACATCGCCGCGCGCTGGAACCTCACCGGTCCCGTCGTCTGCCTGGCCGATCCCGGCTCGGCCCTGGAGAGCGCCGCGCTGCTCATCGAGGACGGCGACGCCGACGAAGCGCTGCTGGTGCGCATCGAGCAGGGCACCGGCGGCCACGACCAGGCGCACGCGGTCCTGCTCGCCGCCCGCGCTTCGCAAAGCCCTGCGACACCAGTTCTCACCGCCCCCAAAGCCCCTAAAGCCCCAGGAGGCCGCGCATGACCCGCCCCGAAGTGGTCGTCACCGGCATGGGCATGGTCACCCCGGTCGGCACCACCGCCGCCGACGTCCACGCCGCCATGTGCGAAGGCCGCTCCGGCCTGCGCCGTCCGCCCGAGGGCCACCAGGTCGGCGACGCCCTCGAAGTCGGCGCGTTCGGCCCGCCCATCGACCCGGCCACCCTCATGCCCGCCACCGAGGCGCGCGTCGTCGACCGCTACATCGTCCTGGCGCTCAAAGCCGCCGAGGACGCGCTGCGCGACGCCGACTTCGAAGTCGGCCGCGACGCCGACCCCTACCGCGTCGCCGTCATCCTGTCCGGGACCGGCGGGCTGGCCACGCTGGAAGCGCAGGTCGTCCTGCGCACCGCGAAGGGCCGCCTGGGCGTCAGCCCGTACCTGCTGCCCGGCATGCTCCCCAACATGGGCGCGGCCCGCATCGCCATCAAGTACGGCATCCGCGGCTACGTCTCCTCCAGCGGCACCGCCTGCGCGGCCGGGGGCCAGGCGATCGGCGAGGCGCTGCGGCTGCTGCGCGCCGACGAGGCGGACGTCGTCGTGGCCGGATGCAGCGAGGCGCCGCTGTTCCCGACGCTGGCCGACACCTTCGGCAACGCCCGCGCGCTGGCCCGCGGCTGGGCCGACGACCCCGAGGGCGCCAGCCGCCCCTTCGACCGGCGCCGCAACGGGCTCGTGCTCGGCGAGGGCGCGGGCGTCTTCGTCCTGGAACGCAAGGACTTCGCCGACGCGCGGGGCGCCGCGGCGCACGCCGACGTGCTCGGCTGGGGCGTCACCAACGACGCCCACCACCCGACCACCCCGCGGCCGGACGGCGAGGGCGCGAGCCAGTGCATGCGCCGCGCCCTGAAGGACGCCGCGTTGGAACCGGCCGACATCGGCTACCTGAACGCGCACGGAACCAGCACCAAGCTCGGCGACAACGCCGAGGCGCTGGCCATCCGGACCCTGTTCGGCGCCGACACGCCGCCGGTCAGCTCCACCAAGGCGGTGACCGGCCACATGCTCGGCG contains:
- a CDS encoding class I adenylate-forming enzyme family protein; the protein is MAAGIDNPTDPEWVDEVLLAGPADQVCLVLDAPVDRARLRALVAERRRVLHEAGLRAGGSVAVCLPPSLAFVANLLAIWRIGARAALLDHRLTAFEVEQAIERLAPQFVVGVEKSSGGALRAFQDVQEKVVARSEGRPSDTSHALIQLSSGSTGPSKAIGRTASDLIAEIDRYKAIGAGVPAPGERIVSLASMVHVLGLVGGLLYGLHAGVQLVLPGRMTADAILDAVAAGPEPTTLLGVPFHIELLAAVAEPPRLPQLTGMTTGGELVRAQVHDAFADRYGIRLGNMYGMTELGVIATDLFGTHRPAVLPAPGIQIRADDGELHIAMENSPYVGLVDPARWSDGWLHTKDAGSVEEATGLVRVRGRRDSQVSIGGLKVDLSEVEHTLAGLPGVEAAVVVFGKAIEAYVVLEPAAELSAVQDALTERVAAYKRPRAWHAVQQLPRTATGKLVRDQSVLSGAR
- a CDS encoding acyl carrier protein → MSSFDEIKTFAFEALGEMNYDTADFDGDTQLGPAGVDLESLALAELGVRVEERFGIRFSDDELDELATLTIDEFCTAVATRLAAHASA
- a CDS encoding beta-ketoacyl synthase N-terminal-like domain-containing protein produces the protein MSVFSAFGAGVDALLRAAVEGTSGFAPVERFDVGARRAKVAAVAPGSPELVRELIRAVNEACDDAGLARSARADCHLFLAVHGEPHGGADAFAAGIAAACGFAGARAYTSACVAASTAVADAAALIAHGRVQRVVVGAGYLVDADQYALFDAGRALALDGRVRPFSSGRSGLLLGDAVGALVLEAAGGAGATGGAEPLARIAGWGRSGDAYHVCKPRPDGHGLARAINDALHRGGVEPAGLGYINAHGSGTKQSDVAESAALRVSLGEAAAEIPVSSTKSIHGQALEAGALLELILTIAALRAGRLPLNAGYLGPDADCPLALVLEPAAARLDYALTLNVAFGGANTALLVGAP
- a CDS encoding beta-ketoacyl synthase — protein: MTRPEVVVTGMGMVTPVGTTAADVHAAMCEGRSGLRRPPEGHQVGDALEVGAFGPPIDPATLMPATEARVVDRYIVLALKAAEDALRDADFEVGRDADPYRVAVILSGTGGLATLEAQVVLRTAKGRLGVSPYLLPGMLPNMGAARIAIKYGIRGYVSSSGTACAAGGQAIGEALRLLRADEADVVVAGCSEAPLFPTLADTFGNARALARGWADDPEGASRPFDRRRNGLVLGEGAGVFVLERKDFADARGAAAHADVLGWGVTNDAHHPTTPRPDGEGASQCMRRALKDAALEPADIGYLNAHGTSTKLGDNAEALAIRTLFGADTPPVSSTKAVTGHMLGASGVVESAVSIHALRTGQLPPTHNLEDPDPDCDLDHVRKTPRAAQAEHVISNSFGFGGHNVSVVYGRPSTRQTRTA